The proteins below come from a single Drosophila kikkawai strain 14028-0561.14 chromosome 3R, DkikHiC1v2, whole genome shotgun sequence genomic window:
- the LOC108085884 gene encoding uncharacterized protein: MPQPGWDYTIVAFLVFFSFLHLSKAASYQLQSYDLDSDNDTMSNNISGEEELDGEEIVVTEKPFSWLRNAHSMLGGTAGHVVIQVAKELLHRSAGNSQVLSLNLTNLLIIILLKVLIFTAGMLGAGHWTGYGNGYGRSAGGGYDYSLGLNPGDDYLITGFLAAKGTGKDECLQAASCACPNAAYAYARAGRHLLGLTELIQGSAPVEKPRYLDLIVLMEKSAHNGYRGDNCNTTYKCDGML, from the exons ATGCCACAACCAGGCTGGGATTACACCATCGTTGCTTTCTTGGTTTTCTTTAGTTTCCTGCATCTTTCCAAGGCAGCCAGTTATCAGCTGCAATCCTATGACTTGGATTCGGATAATGACACTATGAGCAACAACATCAGTGGGGAAGAGGAACTGGATGGGGAAGAAATCGTAGTCACGGAAAAACCCTTCTCCTGGCTGAGGAATGCCCACAGCATGCTGGGCGGCACCGCAGGCCATGTGGTCATCCAAGTGGCCAAGGAGCTGCTACATCGGTCTGCAGGAAACAGTCAA GTCCTCAGTCTGAATCTAACCAATCTGCTGATTATAATTTTACTGAAAGTGCTCATCTTTACGGCTGGCATGCTGGGAGCTGGACACTGGACTGGTTATGGCAATGGTTATGGACGTTCTGCAGGAGGAGGCTATGACTATTCCCTGGGTCTAAACCCTGGAGATGATTATCTGATTACAGGATTTCTAGCTGCCAAAGGAACAGGCAAAGATGAGTGCCTCCAAGCAGCATCTTGCGCCTGTCCCAATGCAGCCTATGCTTATGCAAGGGCAGGACGACATTTGCTGGGACTAACTGAGCTAATTCAagg CTCGGCACCTGTAGAGAAACCCCGATATTTAGATCTCATAGTCTTGATGGAGAAATCCGCCCACAATGGCTATCGGGGAGACAACTGCAATACCACCTACAAGTGCGATGGAATGCTCTGA
- the LOC138928825 gene encoding synapsin-like: MSSSSISSRINRNGNPIKSPPPPAGPPPPAGPPPPPPSHVSHVSNANSSSGYRNSFSSSLSKDKTSYGNYGSSTSVETITRMDTNTTNTGATATEAGEASGITAITNISNSAGAGTIAPVTGTITTSVTTNDWRSAIGMRSASVYSAPAAVTTTGLPGDTSGYDSNSIASQDGGLNNPSDLPSYTRPSYSRSESNASKQSDLDLIFGDSKTTPASYGNGKYTRAAGSISDADMIFGGPPSNYKTDRFGAAKSMSMSSSGVGSGNGSGAGGYKIYDGIQNAAFSDFSDSGSVSSIGSHTKRWSANREDDDELDLK, from the exons aTGTCGTCCTCCTCCATCTCATCGCGCATCAATCGGAATGGCAATCCCATCAAGTCCCCGCCACCGCCGGCGGGTCCACCACCGCCGGCGGgtccaccaccgccgccacccaGTCATGTGAGCCATGTGAGCAATGCCAACAGCTCCAGTGGCTATAGGAACAGCTTCAGCAGTTCTTTGAGTAAGGACAAGACCAGCTATGGCAACTATGGCAGCAGCACTTCGGTGGAGACCATCACGCGCATGGACACAAACACCACGAACACAGGAGCCACGGCCACGGAGGCTGGAGAGGCCAGTGGCATTACGGCCATTACCAATATTAGCAATagtgcaggagcaggaaccaTAGCTCCTGTAACAG GTACCATTACCACCTCGGTCACCACCAATGACTGGAGATCGGCCATTGGCATGCGCTCGGCCAGCGTGTACAGTGCACCGGCTGCGGTGACCACCACCGGTTTGCCCGGAGACACCTCCGGCTACGACTCCAACTCGATTGCCTCGCAGGATGGCGGCCTGAACAATCCCAGCGATTTGCCCTCGTACACCCGGCCCTCGTACTCGCGATCCGAGAGCAATG CCTCCAAGCAGTCGGATCTGGACCTGATTTTTGGGGATAGCAAGACCACGCCAGCCTCTTATGGCAATGGTAAATACACCCGGGCAGCGGGATCCATCTCAGATGCCGACATGATCTTTGGAGGGCCGCCCTCCAACTACAAGACCGATCGCTTTGGGGCAGCCAAGAGCATGAGCATGAGCTCCAGCGGAGTGGGTTCCGGCAATGGATCCGGAGCCGGAGGATATAAGATCTACGATGGCATTCAGAATGCAGCATTCAGCGACTTTAGCGATTCCGGCAGTGTGAGCAGCATTGGATCGCATACCAAGCGCTGGAGTGCCAATAgggaggatgatgatgaattgGACTTGAAGTGA
- the LOC138928737 gene encoding synapsin-like, producing the protein MTTSYSPFQFTKFPSVLKAGHCHGGVATARLENQSALQDAAGLVSGAGNDSHCYCTIEPYIDAKFSVHIQKIGNNYKAFMRKSITGNWKTNQGSAMLEQITLTEKYKSWVDEISELFGGMEVCGLSVVVAKDGREYIISACDSTFALIGDTQEEDRRQIADLVSGRMQNVCRPSMAQTGPGKLPSRSSVSSRAESPTDEGMAPTPPLPAGPRPAPMGGPPPIPERTSPAVGSIGRLSSRSSISELPEEPSSSTGTGPSTVGGVRRDSQTSQASSISSVSRAPGQRPAPAQTQSSVVEDAEDTMKNLRKTFAGIFGDM; encoded by the exons ATGACCACTTCCTATTCCCCT TTCCAGTTCACAAAGTTCCCCAGCGTGCTGAAGGCTGGACATTGCCACGGCGGAGTGGCCACCGCCCGGCTGGAGAACCAGAGCGCCCTGCAAGATGCTGCCGGACTGGTGAGCGGTGCCGGCAACGATTCGCATTGTTATTGCACCATCGAGCCCTACATCGATGCCAAGTTCAGTGTGCACATCCAGAAGATTGGCAACAACTACAAGGCATTTAT GCGCAAATCCATCACTGGGAATTGGAAGACCAATCAAGGCTCAGCCATGCTAGAGCAAATCACCTTAACCGAGAAGTACAAAAGCTGGGTGGATGAG ATATCCGAGCTCTTTGGCGGCATGGAGGTGTGTGGTCTCTCCGTTGTGGTGGCCAAGGATGGACGCGAGTACATCATCAGTGCCTGCGACAGCACTTTTGCCCTGATCGGAGACACTCAGGAGGAGGATCGTAGGCAGATTGCAGATCTGGTTTCAGGTCGCATGCAG AACGTCTGCCGCCCCAGCATGGCCCAGACCGGACCCGGCAAGCTGCCCTCCCGCTCTTCGGTCTCCTCGCGGGCCGAGAGTCCCACGGACGAGGGCATGGCACCCACTCCGCCGCTACCGGCTGGCCCACGACCGGCGCCCATGGGTGGACCTCCACCAATTCCGGAGCGCACCTCACCGGCCGTGGGTTCGATTGGGCGGTtgagcagccgcagcagcatcTCAGAGCTGCCGGAGGAGCCCTCTTCCTCGACAGGAACAGGACCCAGCACAGTGGGTGGAGTGCGTCGCGATTCGCAGACTTCGCAGGCCTCGAGCATCTCCTCGGTGTCCCGGGCGCCAGGACAGCGGCCAGCGCCGGCACAGACCCAGAGCTCGGTTGTGGAGGACGCCGAGGATACCATGAAGAACCTGAGGAAGACCTTTGCGGGGATATTCGGGGACATGTAG
- the LOC108085886 gene encoding multiple coagulation factor deficiency protein 2 homolog: MYRMCNFSNLLNFIICIASFSQSFDGILAVKRGPHHPRGETRRVDQHLTHEEHRIDDDLRDMGVQASLEDMSEEEKIFYMFKAHDNDNNNALDGLEMIQSAMHHNYDYFKNSERDEYLQNATDELEHFIEAIDKFLLIADDNNDGLLHYPEFVKAITGGKEQLNVDRNILR, encoded by the exons ATGTACAGGATGTGCAATTTCTCGAATCTATTGAACTTTATCATCTGCATTGCCAGCTTTAGCCAGAGCTTTGATGGCATTTTGGCGGTGAAAAGGGGTCCACATCATCCCAGGGGCGAGACCCGGAGAGTGGACCAGCATCTTACCCATGAGGAGCA TCGCATTGATGATGACCTGAGGGACATGGGTGTTCAGGCCAGCCTGGAGGATATGAGCGAGGAGGAAAAGATATTCTACATGTTCAAG GCCCATGACAATGATAATAACAATGCACTCGATGGCCTAGAGATGATTCAGTCTGCCATGCATCACAACTATGACTACTTCAAGAATAGCGAAAGGGATGAATACTTGCAAAATGCCACTGATGAGTTGGAACACTTTAtag AGGCCATTGACAAATTTTTACTTATCGCCGATGACAACAACGATGGGCTGCTGCACTACCCGGAATTCGTAAAGGCCATAACCGGTGGCAAGGAGCAGCTGAATGTGGACCGTAACATCCTCCGCTAA
- the LOC108085887 gene encoding piercer of microtubule wall 1 protein, protein MCEQYCDEFETFNPQIEFAKFQKRKPVVRTAKLYENLHKREDIKCPYAFKGYGVETDSNTMYRTCNSEYGYYAPNAYTIPKRYYPLPQTFSNEVARFGMYRNFSLNTHIDRTFY, encoded by the exons atgtgCGAACAATATTGCGATGAGTTTGAGACCTTCAATCCTCAGATTGAGTTTGCCAAGTTCCAGAAACGCAAGCCGGTGGTGAGGACAGCCAAGCTCTATGAGAATCTGCACAAGCGGGAGGATATCAAGTGTCCCT ATGCCTTCAAGGGCTATGGCGTGGAGACGGACTCCAATACCATGTACCGCACCTGCAACTCGGAGTACGGTTACTATGCACCCAATGCATATACCATACCCAAACGCTACTATCCGCTGCCCCAGACTTTCTCCAACGAAGTGGCCCGCTTCGGCATGTATCGCAATTTCTCCCTCAACACCCACATCGATCGCACTTTCTATTGA